The sequence below is a genomic window from Microtus ochrogaster isolate Prairie Vole_2 unplaced genomic scaffold, MicOch1.0 UNK813, whole genome shotgun sequence.
TGGGGTTAAGGAAGACAAACACAGAACAGTCTCTGTCTCTCGGTTCCATCTCCTCCCTTGCTAACATTTCCTTGATAATGTTTATCCATTCCTACCTCCCTTCTCCTCTAGTTTCCTACAGCTCTTTTAAACATCTTCCCCTCCTTGCCTACACTTGATCCAGGTTCCAGCTTTCATTGAGAGCTATGACCCAGGCTGCACTTCCTGCATCTTCTCATTCCACTACTTAAACTATCACCTGTTCTTAGTGACCCTGTGAGTCTATGCAGCTCTGGGAGACGTGGAACTCATTCTGCTTCTTGCTTTGTTTATTGCATTTTCAGGACTgcgttccttcctttctttatgaaGCACTAACAgttgtctcttctttcttttccaggtGTTTCTGGATAACAAATTCATAGGAGTCCTGGATCGTTTCAAGAGCGAGCTGCTTCTtgtgaaaaatgtatttaacacAGTTCATGGATGAGCCATTCCAGTTCCATCTAGGCCTGGGCCCAAGAGTTAGTGAGGGCTTATTATAGATCATTCTCACTCCTCTGCCCGTGGTCTGCTCCATGAAGAGGAACCCAGCAATCCCAGGAAGGGTTGTATACATCTTAGAGGTCTTGGTGaatgttctttgagaaaacaccACACTCCACCCACTTGAATACTCATTGTCTAGGACAGGATGGCTTGGTCACCATCCAAGAGAGTCCTTGTCTAAATGTTCAGGTGACTTTttcagggaagaaagaggaaaagcaatggTACAGGGGCTTGACTCTCCCATAGCTGGAGACCTACAAGGTCCCATGGCCTTTGATCTGCTCTGTCAGTCACCTGCTCATGGcctgtcccagctccagggaggccTAGACAGTCTAAGGGAGGGCCAAGTGAGGTTTACTCTGGTCTCTCTTGAATAGCCCTCCAAGAAAACCCAGATCCTGAGGATCCTGGTGGAGAACCTAGGCCGACTCTCTTCTGGGTTGGATAtcaacaaagagagaaaaggtgGGTCCTAGAAGAAGACGGCTAAGGTAGTAGAGCATCAGAAGCTATTGCTCCTCTGCAGGACAATGGAAGTTGGGAACAGGTTTGTGTTTGCAAAAGAGCATATATATTTTGGTTGCAAGGCACTTCTGTACAGAAACTgtgatatttttgtcttctttggttGCCAAGCTAGAGATATAACACTGCCACCCACTTAGTGAGAGTTTTAAAAGTGGTGCCAGTAGAAAAAGCTATGGTGATGTGCCAGGTTAGGGCTCCTCTCTAGGGATACCAAGTCTTCACTGTCAGGAATCCAAGGCTTGTGTTTATCCTTCTGCTTGGGTCCAGTCCTGTGCAGAGTTACACTACACACGATTTTTCCCATAAGTGCTTTGAGTAACCTAAGTATTAAGCTATCCAGAAGTCCTGTGCTGATCAGATCCGCAGTGCCTGTCGTGATTTTGTGCTGTTAAAATGGACTATGAGGCCCTCTCTAGGCATGTACATTTAAGAAGATAATATCTGCATAGGGCTTGGGCTTAGGTAACATAATGGTACAATATTGGCCTAGCATGCCTGAACCCTTTGCGTCCAGGTGgtttaatcctcagcaccaccaagagaaaaagggaaatctATGGGGTTTATATAAACCTTCCAGCCAGAGGAGGCCAAGAGAGCAACTTCCTCCAGGGAGAACCCTGACTACAGCCTGTGCATATCTTTGCCCTGCTCAACGCCTTCACACCCACCTCCATTCCTGTTCCACAGGTCTAACTGGAGACATCTATCTGGACAAGACTCCTCTGAGACAATTTAGAATCTACAGCCTGGAAATGAAAAACGCTGTTATACAAACGTAGGTGCCTTAACTTCAGCTGATGGAAAGTGGCCAGGGTGGAGTTATATAGGTCAGGGATAGCACATTTTACCCAGCAATGTGTGGCCCTGAGTACAGTCACTGAActgtagatgaagaaaataaaataaaacatacctcAAATTGGTTAATGTGGAGAGCTGGAGGGATGCTCAGAGGTCTGCAGATGAAGCCTttgatttccagaaagaaaaataaaacctgatgCAGAGTACTAATGAAATGATGCCAAGCTTCATAGATACCTTGGAGAAGAGGAGTGATTGTCCCTTTGTCTGCTGGTTAATTCCTACTGTATCATGAATGCCAAGGACATAGCAGTTACCACAATGGGAGTGGGATGCCAGGCTTCATAGAAGAGGTCACAGGTGGCACATCGGAGCAAACGTATGACATCTCACTGGTTCTTGATCCCCCATAGAAAACTTCCGAGGTTTCCTGACTCCTGGAAAGTAGTTACAAGCCATGTTCAGGGCCCGGCCTTTTTCCTGAGTCACTTGAGAGCTGGAGATCCTCCCCAGGGCACcttcataaaaataaaggttGGTGCCACTTTTCTCCTGCTATTGTGCCCCAGCCCCGGCACTACAGAACCTCAGAAAAGCTCCCCAGTACATGAACCTTGTGGTGCAACAGGGAACCAAGGTCCCCCTAGTCACAGCAAGTCATAGACATTCAAAAGGTGAAGTCTTTAAGGACCCTTAGGCTAGGACAAGGACAGTGAAGAGATGCAGCAGAGGCCTGAGCAGAGAGTGCCAGTGAGACTGGCTGGTGCAAGCTGTGTAGCAGGGATTGAGTGAGTGTGACCCAGTAGCTCTCACACATAACCCCAGATGTAGATACCCCTACCACTGACATGAGCTCACCATCCAAGACATGCCATCTATTCATGTTGGCAACCATTCCTGCTATTATACAGTTTGATCTATATTTTTAAAGCCTGATGTGTTTTGGTGATAATTAGATTGTAAGACATCCCTTCTGATGGCATGGGCCAGCCCTGGGGAGATGAGATAGAAATTAGAATCTTCCTAGAGGCTGATGCTGAGCCACCTCCACGGCAGGGCTGTGGCACAAGCTCGTATGTTGCACACCCTCCCACGTACTACTCTGCTTGTCTATCTTGGCCCATGCTAAGGTTTAGTGTGCCATTGGGATAGAGGTCTattcattttctatctttacatgtaGAAGTTAGAATCTGAAACCTCCCTATCttgttcagggctggagaaagggtGTCATATTCATCAACGGACAAACCCTAGGACGATACTGGAATATCGGTCCCCAGGAAACCCTCTATGTCCCTGCTGTCTGGCTCCATCCTGG
It includes:
- the LOC113455893 gene encoding beta-galactosidase-1-like protein 2; protein product: MTSHWFLIPHRKLPRFPDSWKVVTSHVQGPAFFLSHLRAGDPPQGTFIKIKGWRKGVIFINGQTLGRYWNIGPQETLYVPAVWLHPGINEIVMFEELKGGIRIYFSREAKLGF